One Brachyspira suanatina DNA segment encodes these proteins:
- a CDS encoding ABC transporter permease: MNIIKLAFDNLWYNKTRTILNMILIIVSFVSLMMISGYNNFTKEGIITSINMSGGSVVIADKSYWDNKSEKINMLNNNDFEAIYKKLDTINEVNDYQKKLDISGLIGNENKSKFFSGYAYEKPSKIMSSVSLKVGTPIFDDDISTMVLGKDLGEFFNLNYDEEPYLNLMTDFGDGINLGSLMAVGLISLNNTAADEITIYTPLNAVYEVFGLEYGNAHNLLVYLKDYKKAEEIKNDLNKYFSENNLNYEAKDWKDLNAFLLSVIDMNTNNYLIALLILSILVFVSVMQMLTTNFLERLNEFGTMRALGINIKNVTLLLFLEIIIMAVLSSVISIIISYGASGILNASNFIMKFPGATDGYPLSLLLTFKDTVLIFAWVLSVSILAGIYPIIKVIKMPIIEVIKYV; this comes from the coding sequence ATGAATATAATAAAATTAGCATTTGATAACCTTTGGTATAATAAAACCAGAACTATTTTGAATATGATACTTATTATAGTGTCTTTTGTATCTCTTATGATGATAAGTGGATATAATAACTTCACAAAAGAAGGTATTATTACTAGCATCAATATGAGTGGAGGTTCTGTTGTAATAGCTGATAAATCTTATTGGGATAATAAAAGCGAAAAAATTAATATGCTTAATAACAATGATTTTGAAGCAATTTATAAAAAACTTGATACTATAAATGAAGTTAATGATTATCAGAAAAAACTTGATATAAGCGGACTTATAGGTAATGAAAATAAAAGTAAATTTTTTTCAGGTTATGCCTATGAAAAACCTTCAAAAATAATGTCATCAGTTTCTTTAAAAGTAGGAACTCCTATATTTGACGATGATATTAGTACAATGGTTTTAGGTAAAGATTTAGGAGAATTTTTTAATCTTAATTATGATGAAGAGCCTTATTTAAATTTGATGACTGATTTTGGAGATGGTATAAATTTAGGTTCTTTAATGGCTGTTGGTTTAATATCTTTAAATAATACTGCTGCTGATGAAATTACAATATATACTCCGCTTAATGCAGTATATGAAGTATTTGGACTTGAATATGGTAATGCACATAATTTATTAGTATATTTAAAAGATTATAAAAAAGCAGAAGAGATAAAAAATGATCTTAATAAATATTTTAGTGAAAATAATTTAAATTATGAAGCTAAAGATTGGAAGGATTTAAATGCATTTTTACTTTCTGTTATTGATATGAATACTAATAATTATTTAATAGCATTACTTATATTAAGTATATTAGTATTTGTTTCAGTTATGCAAATGCTTACAACAAATTTTTTAGAGCGTTTAAATGAATTTGGTACTATGAGAGCTTTGGGTATAAATATAAAAAATGTAACTTTGCTTTTATTTTTGGAAATTATTATAATGGCAGTATTGAGTTCTGTTATTTCAATAATAATTTCTTATGGAGCTTCAGGTATATTGAATGCTTCAAACTTTATAATGAAATTTCCAGGTGCTACAGACGGTTATCCTTTAAGTTTATTACTAACATTTAAAGATACTGTTTTAATATTTGCATGGGTATTATCTGTATCAATATTGGCAGGTATTTATCCAATAATAAAGGTTATAAAAATGCCTATAATAGAGGTGATAAAGTATGTGTAA
- a CDS encoding ABC transporter ATP-binding protein has protein sequence MIRCKNISKIYKTKDYNITANENISLEIKDGEIVWVAGVSGAGKSTLLHILSSIDIPTEGSVYWNDNEVSKLSDRERSNFRLSNIGLILQSLELLKTQSVFDNVALPLKFLNESYSNINKKVNEILENLKIDNLKNKKPEQLSGGQKQRVAIARALVSEAPYIFGDEISANLDTETSKFIYEYIRNTIKKRNGIGFFISHDELIEDYVDKKYIMRDGGVTLNI, from the coding sequence ATGATAAGATGCAAAAATATTTCAAAAATATATAAAACTAAGGATTATAATATAACAGCAAATGAAAATATAAGTTTGGAAATAAAAGATGGAGAAATTGTATGGGTAGCTGGAGTTTCCGGAGCTGGTAAAAGTACACTTCTTCATATATTATCAAGCATAGACATTCCTACAGAAGGTTCTGTTTATTGGAATGATAATGAGGTTTCAAAATTAAGTGATAGAGAAAGAAGCAATTTTAGGCTTTCAAATATAGGTCTTATTTTGCAGTCACTTGAACTTTTAAAAACTCAGAGTGTATTTGATAATGTTGCATTGCCTCTTAAGTTTTTAAATGAAAGTTATTCTAATATAAATAAAAAAGTTAATGAGATATTAGAAAATTTAAAAATAGATAATTTAAAAAATAAAAAACCGGAACAGCTCTCAGGAGGACAGAAACAGAGAGTTGCTATAGCTAGAGCATTAGTAAGTGAAGCACCTTATATATTTGGAGATGAGATCAGTGCGAATTTAGATACTGAAACAAGCAAATTTATTTATGAATATATAAGAAACACTATAAAAAAAAGAAACGGTATAGGTTTTTTTATTTCGCATGATGAATTAATAGAAGATTATGTGGATAAAAAATATATTATGAGAGATGGTGGTGTAACACTAAATATATAA